A portion of the Chloroflexaceae bacterium genome contains these proteins:
- a CDS encoding aldehyde ferredoxin oxidoreductase: MTLGGFANRIAHVDLSAGTVEYRGIPEAWARKYIGARGLGVRYLLENGPQVDPLGPDNLLCFMNGPLTGTEANMSGRMAIVT, translated from the coding sequence ATGACCCTCGGCGGCTTCGCCAATCGCATCGCCCACGTGGACCTCTCCGCCGGCACGGTGGAGTACCGCGGCATTCCGGAGGCCTGGGCCCGCAAGTACATCGGCGCCCGCGGCCTTGGCGTCCGCTACCTGCTCGAAAACGGCCCCCAGGTCGACCCCCTCGGCCCCGACAACCTCCTCTGCTTTATGAACGGCCCCCTCACCGGCACCGAAGCCAATATGAGCGGGCGCATGGCCATCGTCACC